From Gloeomargarita sp. SKYB120, one genomic window encodes:
- a CDS encoding NAD(P) transhydrogenase subunit alpha: MVSPFVLALFIFVLAAFAGFEVINKVPPTLHTPLMSGSNAISGIAVVGAILLAGHADDGLSQVLGILAIALATVNVVGGFLVTDRMLQMFRR; the protein is encoded by the coding sequence ATGGTTTCCCCCTTTGTACTGGCGTTGTTTATCTTTGTCCTGGCAGCATTTGCTGGGTTTGAGGTGATTAACAAAGTGCCACCGACGCTCCACACCCCGCTCATGTCTGGTTCCAATGCGATTTCGGGAATTGCCGTGGTGGGAGCGATTCTGCTGGCAGGTCATGCAGACGATGGACTGAGCCAAGTGTTGGGCATTCTAGCCATTGCGCTGGCGACTGTGAACGTAGTGGGGGGATTCCTGGTCACCGACCGGATGTTGCAAATGTTCAGGAGATAA